A window from Borrelia sp. P9F1 encodes these proteins:
- a CDS encoding efflux RND transporter permease subunit, with protein sequence MLVKKVVDKPITMLILFSLITMVSVYTFTRLKVDLLPAVENSVITIYTSYPGASPKEVEERVSSVLESGLASVKNVEKIDSSSSKGASNIVIKFHHGSNLDLALNEVRDAFESLKDLLPKEASSPKIMRFRSGDIPVLTFVIYSDRSVSELRKYAVSIIKSKLESLNGVGFVEVLGGSDKNILIEISQNKLESYGLTLSEIATSISSQNFELSVGNITDNGLQYLAQVTARFASIKDLENVVVSYRNPDNYSTDSVSPVQVKLKDIATIKSTFKELEAYSYYNGKPSIVLNVQKHSDASPVTVSSVVNAEIDKIKLLLPRDISLDLVSDTSEFIKESISSVTGSAYYGAILAICIIFFFLRSLRATIIIGISIPLAVIITFCLMYFANVSLNLLSLSGLALGVGMLVDCSISVICNIYKYRQKGTKIIPSAILGTQEMMLPIVSSTLTSICVFAPVLVFRSELGFIADVVRDFAFTIVISLATSLFVAIFLVPVLATHYVGLYTTFQKPIKNKFIKRVDDLFYRIYHVGEVFYVNLLKCVLAHKVIFSFIIIFSFFLSLFSFLFLNVSSGPSIRSPFINFTFQFPDRINLESSKFYAGKFLEVIKDEIKVYKSIITQVYSSEVNFQVRLFSEAEKGEKIVENPEILQYRVYDRIAELYPYLSTKASTGGGGFFGGSPIDIRIIAADFEAARDYGNLLVSALKREFPNLVNIRLNVKEEENQISVDIDRDRVYSYGISMSDLSREIKANIDGISAGKYMENGLNYDILLRLDRRDIANLKDLDKIFIKNTSGVKIPLSSVAKLKKTKGVGVIFREDQSPVVRLKAGIPPGENLALITTKVTDFVTNKFPQRDGVLVDFKGEYDSFTKNMEQFKVVIFMAILLVFGIMASQFESLLKPFIIFFTIPLTVVGVVLIHLITRETISVFTGIGMLMLVGVVVNTGIVLIDYINLLVKRGFELKEAVLEGGRSRFRPVLMSALTSIIGLIPIAFSDTSGGVLVKPIAITFIGGMTASTFLTLLFIPMVFEIFAKISVKNFIFSKSLQLADKSSSQKNIENVDYVKDNDEVDNFFVEEEDD encoded by the coding sequence ATGCTAGTAAAGAAGGTCGTTGATAAGCCAATCACCATGTTAATATTGTTTTCATTAATAACTATGGTCAGTGTTTATACCTTTACAAGGTTAAAGGTAGATTTGCTACCTGCAGTTGAAAATAGTGTAATTACTATTTACACATCCTATCCGGGAGCTTCTCCGAAAGAAGTCGAGGAAAGAGTATCTAGTGTACTTGAGAGTGGTCTTGCTTCTGTAAAGAATGTAGAGAAAATAGACAGTTCATCTTCTAAGGGGGCAAGCAATATTGTTATTAAATTTCATCATGGATCTAACTTGGATTTGGCTTTAAATGAGGTAAGAGATGCATTTGAATCTTTAAAAGATCTTTTACCCAAAGAGGCTAGCTCACCTAAGATTATGAGATTTCGTTCGGGTGATATACCAGTATTGACTTTTGTTATCTACTCAGATAGATCTGTCTCAGAGCTTAGGAAGTATGCGGTTAGTATTATCAAGTCTAAATTGGAGAGCCTTAATGGGGTTGGTTTTGTTGAGGTTTTAGGCGGGAGTGATAAAAATATTTTAATTGAAATTTCTCAAAACAAACTGGAGTCATATGGGCTTACTTTGTCAGAGATAGCAACCTCAATTTCTTCTCAAAATTTTGAATTGTCGGTAGGCAACATAACAGATAACGGGTTGCAGTACCTTGCACAAGTGACTGCAAGATTTGCTTCAATTAAGGATTTGGAAAATGTGGTTGTTTCTTATAGAAATCCTGATAACTATTCTACGGATAGTGTCTCTCCTGTTCAGGTCAAGCTTAAAGATATTGCAACAATTAAGAGTACCTTTAAAGAATTAGAGGCTTACAGTTACTATAATGGTAAACCTTCTATTGTGTTAAATGTGCAGAAACATAGCGATGCAAGTCCTGTTACAGTTTCAAGTGTAGTTAATGCAGAAATTGATAAAATCAAGCTTTTGCTTCCAAGAGATATATCCTTAGATCTTGTATCGGATACATCTGAATTTATTAAAGAATCTATTTCTTCTGTCACAGGTTCAGCTTACTATGGAGCAATTCTTGCAATATGTATTATTTTTTTCTTCTTAAGAAGTCTTAGGGCAACGATTATTATTGGAATTTCAATACCATTGGCTGTAATTATTACCTTTTGTTTGATGTATTTTGCAAATGTTTCGCTTAACTTGTTAAGTCTTTCGGGACTTGCCTTGGGAGTTGGTATGCTTGTTGATTGCTCTATTTCTGTAATATGTAATATATACAAGTATAGACAAAAGGGGACAAAGATTATTCCATCTGCAATACTTGGAACTCAAGAAATGATGCTTCCGATTGTGTCTTCGACTTTAACATCAATTTGTGTTTTTGCTCCCGTTCTTGTTTTTAGGTCTGAGTTAGGATTTATTGCTGATGTGGTTAGGGATTTTGCCTTTACCATCGTCATATCTCTAGCAACTTCTTTATTTGTTGCAATTTTTTTAGTGCCTGTTCTTGCGACTCACTACGTAGGTCTTTACACTACTTTTCAAAAACCCATTAAAAATAAATTTATTAAGAGGGTTGATGATTTATTTTATAGGATTTATCATGTTGGAGAAGTTTTTTATGTTAACTTGCTAAAGTGTGTTTTGGCTCACAAAGTAATTTTTTCATTCATTATTATTTTTAGTTTTTTTTTAAGTTTATTTTCTTTTTTATTTTTAAATGTATCTTCTGGGCCCAGTATTAGGTCTCCTTTCATTAATTTTACTTTTCAGTTTCCGGATAGGATAAATTTGGAAAGTTCAAAATTTTATGCGGGTAAGTTTTTAGAAGTCATAAAAGATGAAATTAAAGTTTACAAGAGCATCATTACCCAAGTGTATTCAAGTGAAGTGAATTTTCAAGTTAGATTGTTTTCTGAGGCGGAGAAAGGTGAGAAAATTGTTGAGAACCCGGAAATTCTTCAATATAGAGTTTACGATCGCATTGCAGAGCTTTATCCTTATTTAAGTACTAAAGCTTCTACGGGAGGGGGGGGATTTTTTGGAGGCTCTCCTATTGACATTAGGATTATTGCTGCTGATTTTGAGGCCGCAAGAGATTATGGAAATTTATTGGTCAGTGCCTTAAAGAGGGAATTCCCTAACCTTGTAAATATTAGACTTAATGTAAAAGAAGAAGAAAATCAAATTAGTGTGGATATAGATAGAGATAGAGTTTATTCTTATGGAATTAGTATGAGTGATCTTTCTAGAGAGATTAAGGCTAATATTGATGGAATTTCTGCAGGTAAATATATGGAGAACGGCTTAAATTACGATATTTTACTCAGACTTGACAGGCGTGATATTGCTAATTTAAAAGATTTGGATAAGATATTTATTAAAAATACATCGGGAGTTAAGATCCCTCTCTCTTCAGTAGCTAAGCTGAAAAAAACAAAGGGAGTTGGAGTTATCTTCAGGGAAGATCAATCTCCAGTAGTTCGTCTTAAGGCTGGTATTCCTCCAGGTGAAAATTTGGCTTTAATCACAACAAAGGTGACAGATTTTGTAACTAATAAATTTCCCCAAAGGGATGGTGTATTGGTTGATTTTAAAGGGGAGTATGACTCATTTACTAAAAATATGGAACAATTTAAGGTCGTAATTTTTATGGCTATTTTGCTTGTATTTGGCATAATGGCATCTCAGTTTGAATCTCTTTTAAAGCCATTTATTATTTTTTTTACAATACCACTGACTGTGGTGGGTGTTGTGCTTATTCATCTTATAACAAGAGAAACCATTTCTGTTTTTACAGGAATTGGTATGCTTATGCTTGTTGGAGTTGTTGTTAATACGGGTATTGTTTTAATAGATTATATTAATTTACTAGTTAAGAGGGGTTTTGAGCTTAAAGAAGCAGTGCTTGAGGGCGGTAGATCTAGGTTTAGGCCTGTTTTAATGTCTGCCTTAACATCAATCATAGGTCTTATTCCCATTGCATTTTCAGATACGAGTGGGGGTGTGCTTGTAAAGCCTATTGCTATTACCTTTATAGGCGGAATGACAGCTAGTACATTTCTTACTTTACTTTTTATTCCTATGGTTTTTGAGATTTTTGCTAAAATCTCTGTAAAAAATTTCATCTTTTCAAAGTCATTACAATTGGCCGATAAGAGTTCTTCACAGAAAAACATAGAAAATGTTGATTATGTTAAAGACAATGATGAAGTTGATAACTTCTTTGTTGAAGAGGAGGATGATTAG